A portion of the Cryptomeria japonica chromosome 5, Sugi_1.0, whole genome shotgun sequence genome contains these proteins:
- the LOC131073270 gene encoding uncharacterized protein LOC131073270 produces MCSSKNISESGWTKYLDKSSTYKSTTHFSTVSTSFKKASGNAGNREEESSMTSDASSGPQQLPLPDNEQEHQASASYPTRIRCLHGRQRDLDHVSSCSFTDGNPRKCKLRRIEYREEAEICSSLQDTASSSVQSSESRLVKGEVNGGESLVDVEPCFRVNGAVQKKKKTASNTL; encoded by the exons ATGTGTAGTAGTAAAAACATATCTGAGTCTGGATGGACAAAGTATTTGGACAAATCATCTACTTATAAAAGTACCACCCACTTTAGTACTGTGTCTACAAGTTTTAAGAAGGCATCAGGTAATGCAGGAAATAGAGAAGAGGAATCCTCTATGACCTCAGATGCTTCATCTGGTCCCCAGCAGCTGCCTTTGCCTGACAATGAGCAAGAACACCAAGCCTCTGCATCATATCCAACAAGAATAAGATGTTTACATGGTAGACAAAGGGATTTGGATCATGTTTCATCTTGTTCCTTTACAGATGGGAATCCTAGAAAATGTAAGCTCAGAAGGATTGAATATAGGGAGGAGGCTGAGATTTGTTCTTCTCTTCAAGACACTGCAAGCTCTTCTGTCCAGAGCTCAGAG AGCAGGCTTGTGAAAGGTGAAGTCAATGGTGGGGAATCTCTTGTAGATGTTGAG CCATGTTTTAGAGTGAATGGAGCAgtccagaagaagaagaagacagcaAGTAATACATTGTAA